In Homo sapiens chromosome 11, GRCh38.p14 Primary Assembly, one DNA window encodes the following:
- the SCGB1C1 gene encoding secretoglobin family 1C member 1 isoform X1: MAGSQLFKTSSKKANPGCNQERCCPVRHKIPGFWLEAAPETAGMKGSRALLLVALTLFCICRMATGEDNDEFFMDFLQTLLVGTPEELYEGTLGKYNVNEDAKAAMTELKSCIDGLQPMHKAELVKLLVQVLGSQDGA, from the exons ATGGCCGGCAGCCAGCTGTTCAAAACAAGTTCCAAGAAGGCAAATCCGGGCTGTAACCAG GAGAGGTGCTGTCCGGTGAGGCATAAAATCCCGGGATTCTGGCTGGAGGCAGCTCCTGAGACTGCTGGCATGAAGGGGAGCCGTGCCCTCCTGCTGGTGGCCCTCACCCTGTTCTGCATCTGCC GGATGGCCACAGGGGAGGACAACGATGAGTTTTTCATGGACTTCCTGCAAACACTACTGGTGGGGACCCCAGAGGAGCTCTATGaggggaccttgggcaagtacaATGTCAACGAAGATGCCAAGGCAGCAATGACTGAACTCAAGTCCTGTATAGATGGCCTGCAGCCAATGCACAAGGCGGAGCTGGTCAAGCTGCTG GTGCAAGTGCTGGGCAGTCAGGACGGTGCCTAA
- the SCGB1C1 gene encoding secretoglobin family 1C member 1 precursor → MKGSRALLLVALTLFCICRMATGEDNDEFFMDFLQTLLVGTPEELYEGTLGKYNVNEDAKAAMTELKSCIDGLQPMHKAELVKLLVQVLGSQDGA, encoded by the exons ATGAAGGGGAGCCGTGCCCTCCTGCTGGTGGCCCTCACCCTGTTCTGCATCTGCC GGATGGCCACAGGGGAGGACAACGATGAGTTTTTCATGGACTTCCTGCAAACACTACTGGTGGGGACCCCAGAGGAGCTCTATGaggggaccttgggcaagtacaATGTCAACGAAGATGCCAAGGCAGCAATGACTGAACTCAAGTCCTGTATAGATGGCCTGCAGCCAATGCACAAGGCGGAGCTGGTCAAGCTGCTG GTGCAAGTGCTGGGCAGTCAGGACGGTGCCTAA